The Amycolatopsis nigrescens CSC17Ta-90 genomic interval CAGCAGCACCAGGTCGCCGGCCGCCAGCTCGGCGCCCAGCGCCCGGCCGAACCGGACGGTGTCCTCCTCCGCCGGAAGTTCGACGCTCATCGGCGCAACCACCACCAGGGCCTCCGCGACTCGCCGTCCACACCACCGCACCGCTGCAGCAGGTCGATCAGATGACTGTTCACCAGCTCCGGCTGCTCGAGCTGGACCATGTGCCCGGCGTGCCGCACCCTGACCAGCTCCGCGTCCGGCAGCTCGGCGGCCATCCGCTCGGCGTGCGAGAACGGGGTGATCCGGTCCGAGTCCGCCCCGATCACCAGCACATGCGCGTACTTCAGCCCGGCCAGCGCGGCGTACCGGTTGTGGCTGCCGAGCGTGTCGATGAAGTTGACCAGCCCGCGCACCGGGGTCACCGCGAGCATCTCCAGCATGAAATCCACCAGCCGCGAGCTGACGTCACGGTCACCGAACGCCAACCGCCGCACCGCCTGCCTGGTCAGTTGGCCACCGGCCGCGCGGACGAACTCCACCAGCCCCGGCTGCCAGCCGGCCAGCCCACCGACACCTCTGGTCAGCGGGTTGTACTTGGACAGCAGGCTCCGGGACAAGCCGGTACCGCCCACCTCACCGGCCGCGGTCGCCAGGAACGCCACCCCGCGCACCCGCTCGCGGAACAGGTCCGGGTACTTCTGCGCCAGCTCCATCAGCACCATGCCGCCCATGGAATGTCCCATCAGGACCAGCGGCCCGTCCGGCGCGACCGCGCGCAGCACCGAATGCAGGTCGTCGGCGAGCCGTTCGATGGTGCTGTTCTCCTGCGACGCCGGCCCGGACAGCCCGTGACCCCGGTGGTCGTAGTACACCTGTCGCACCCGCGGCAACATCAGCGAGGCCAGATCACGCCGCTGGAAATGCCAGCTGAGCTGGGAAAGCGCGAAACCGTGCACGCCGACCACGGTCAGCTCCGGCTCTCCGCCGTCCGCCGGGTCGATTTCGGAGACCGCCAGCGGGGTGCCGTCGTCCGCGGCCACCGTCGACGTGCGATCCGCCTTCAGCTCGCCCAGCGGCTCGTCCACCAGCGGGTCCGCCCCGAGCCGCCGCTGCTGGGTGGCGATCGCAATCGCGGCGGCCGCGGTGCCGGTGGCGACCGCGCCGACACCGCCGAGAATGGCCAGCAGCCGGCGCGAAGGGGCCGGCATCAGCCGTCCTCCCCGAGATAGCGGCGACGCACCCGCGGCCGGTACATCCCGGTGACGATCTCGTAGTCGATGGTGCCCATACCGTCCGCCCACTCCCGCGCGGTCGGGCCGCCGTCGGCACCGGCTCCGAACAGCACCACCTCAGCACCGATCTCCGGCTCGTCGTCCCCGCAGTCCACCACGAACTGGTCCATGCAGATCCGCCCGGCCACCGGCCGCCGCCTGCCGCCGAGCCAGACGCTCATCCGGCCGGACAGCCCACGCGGCACACCGTCCGCGTACCCGGCGGGCACCAGCGCCAGCGTGGTGTCCCTGTCCGCGGTCCAAGTGTGTCCATAAGAGACGGACTCACCCGCGGCGATCCGTTTGGTGAGCACGACCATCGAGCGGAAAGTCATCGCCGGCCGCAGATCTTCCCGCTGTGGCACCGGATTCAGCCCGTACATGGCGATCCCGGTCCGCACCAGGTCGAAGTGCAGATCCGGCCGCGTCAGCGTGGCAGCGGAGTTCGCCAAGTGGCGCAACGGGTTCAGCCCGGCGTCCAGAGCGATCTCGTAGGCCGACCGGAATCGCTCCGCCTGCGCGTCGATCGACGGATGGCCCGGCTCGTCCGCGCAGGCGAGATGCGACCAGATGGCCACCACCTCCACATCGGGCTCCGCGGCGGCCGCCTTGACCAGCACCGGCCAGCCCGACGGCGGGCAGCCGTTGCGCGACAGCCCGGTGTCGATCTTGAGATGCACCCGTGCGCGACGGCCTGCCCGACCGGCCGCGGCGGCCACCCTGGCCAGTTCGGCGGGCGAGCTGACGCCGAGGTCGATGTCCGCGGCGATCCCCGGCTCGAAGTCGACGCCGGGCGCGTTGAGCCAGCTGAACAAGCGGGCGGTGATCCCGGCCTCGCGCAGGACCAGCGCCTCGGCCAGCGAGCAGGCGCCAAGCCAGCTCGCACCGGCCGCCACCGCAGCACGGGCCACCGGCAGCGCACCGTGCCCGTAGCCGTCGCCCTTGACCACGGCCATCGTCTCCGCGCCGGGCGCACGACCGGCCAGCAGGGCCACGTTGTGCCGGATCGCGCCCAGGTCGATGACGGTCTCGGCGGGTGCAGGAAAGGAAGTCATAACGACCACGATTTTCCCATAGCGCCGGGTAGCACGGTCCGCCCGCCGGTCATTCCTCCCGGGAAACGTCGTGCAACAGCTCCCTGGCCGCCAGATGCCGTTCCCGGACGCGCTCCCCTTCGGCGCGATCGGCACTCGCGGGTTCGGCCAGCTCGGCGCCGGCGTTCGCCGCCCAGTCGGGCGGTTCCTTCGTCCCGCCCAGCGCCCAGGCGGCCTGCCGGGCCGCACCGAGGGCGACGTGCTCACCGGGTTCCGGCACGACCACCGGCACGCCGAACACGATCGGCGCCACCGCCCGCACGCTGGCGGACTGCGCAGCGCCGCCGATGAGCAGCACCCGGCGGACCGTGATGCCATGCCTGCGGACCGCGTCCAGACCGGCCGCCAGCCCGCACAGCATGCCCTCGACCGCGGCCCTGGCCAGGTTCTCCGGGGTCATGTTGGCCCGGCGCAGGCCGAACAGCGAGCCGCTGGCCTCGGGCAGGTTGGGCGTGCGCTCGCCGTCCAGGTACGGCAGCAGGGTGAGCCCGCCCGCGCCGGGCACAGCGGCCATCGCGAGCCGGTCCAGCTCGGCGAGGTCGACGTTCAGCATCGCGGCGGTGGCGGTCAGCACGCGGGCCGCGTTCAGCGTGCAGGCCAGCGGCAGGAACCGACCGGTGGCGTCGGCGAACCCGGCGACCGTGCCGGTCGGGTCCGCGGCCGCGGTGTCGCACACCCCGAACACCGTGCCGCTGGTGCCCAGCGACACCACCACGTCGCCGGCACCGGCGGCCAGCGCGAGGGCGGCGGCCATGTTGTCCCCGGTACCGGCCGAGACG includes:
- the alr gene encoding alanine racemase; amino-acid sequence: MTSFPAPAETVIDLGAIRHNVALLAGRAPGAETMAVVKGDGYGHGALPVARAAVAAGASWLGACSLAEALVLREAGITARLFSWLNAPGVDFEPGIAADIDLGVSSPAELARVAAAAGRAGRRARVHLKIDTGLSRNGCPPSGWPVLVKAAAAEPDVEVVAIWSHLACADEPGHPSIDAQAERFRSAYEIALDAGLNPLRHLANSAATLTRPDLHFDLVRTGIAMYGLNPVPQREDLRPAMTFRSMVVLTKRIAAGESVSYGHTWTADRDTTLALVPAGYADGVPRGLSGRMSVWLGGRRRPVAGRICMDQFVVDCGDDEPEIGAEVVLFGAGADGGPTAREWADGMGTIDYEIVTGMYRPRVRRRYLGEDG
- the xylB gene encoding xylulokinase, which translates into the protein MTVTAEGRKLVAGVDSSTQSTKVVVCDGDTGAVLRTGRAAHPDTTEVDPEVWWRALTEATDGLLEGVRALGVGGQQHGMVTVDSAGAVVRPALLWNDTRSAKAAEELTGELGGPAAWAEAVGSVPVASFTVTKLRWMAEHEPELADRVARVMLPHDWLTWRLLGGTADPVTDRGDASGTGYFSPAKGAYRPDFLKHAFGGRDPELPKVLGPAEAAGYTADGRLVSAGTGDNMAAALALAAGAGDVVVSLGTSGTVFGVCDTAAADPTGTVAGFADATGRFLPLACTLNAARVLTATAAMLNVDLAELDRLAMAAVPGAGGLTLLPYLDGERTPNLPEASGSLFGLRRANMTPENLARAAVEGMLCGLAAGLDAVRRHGITVRRVLLIGGAAQSASVRAVAPIVFGVPVVVPEPGEHVALGAARQAAWALGGTKEPPDWAANAGAELAEPASADRAEGERVRERHLAARELLHDVSREE
- a CDS encoding alpha/beta fold hydrolase, with the translated sequence MPAPSRRLLAILGGVGAVATGTAAAAIAIATQQRRLGADPLVDEPLGELKADRTSTVAADDGTPLAVSEIDPADGGEPELTVVGVHGFALSQLSWHFQRRDLASLMLPRVRQVYYDHRGHGLSGPASQENSTIERLADDLHSVLRAVAPDGPLVLMGHSMGGMVLMELAQKYPDLFRERVRGVAFLATAAGEVGGTGLSRSLLSKYNPLTRGVGGLAGWQPGLVEFVRAAGGQLTRQAVRRLAFGDRDVSSRLVDFMLEMLAVTPVRGLVNFIDTLGSHNRYAALAGLKYAHVLVIGADSDRITPFSHAERMAAELPDAELVRVRHAGHMVQLEQPELVNSHLIDLLQRCGGVDGESRRPWWWLRR